The following are encoded together in the Oceanispirochaeta sp. genome:
- a CDS encoding DUF6657 family protein: protein MFSQLQQLFSQYLSNLDQLEETMKKQFEPQLRQKELKMRQQTGRDIHLTPEQDPEFLQILSEQISRLDQQYNDVLKQAKEQIKQGII from the coding sequence ATGTTTAGCCAGCTTCAACAGCTTTTTTCACAATATCTGAGCAATCTTGACCAGCTCGAAGAGACCATGAAAAAGCAATTCGAACCTCAACTGCGCCAGAAAGAGTTAAAAATGAGGCAGCAAACCGGTCGGGATATACACCTGACTCCCGAACAGGACCCTGAATTCCTTCAGATCCTTTCCGAACAGATAAGCCGATTAGATCAGCAATACAACGATGTGTTAAAGCAGGCCAAAGAACAGATTAAACAGGGTATTATTTAA
- a CDS encoding 5-formyltetrahydrofolate cyclo-ligase codes for MKNSKTPYRKTLQSLLDGLTGDALSHISQTIFKTVCSSVEWQSASIILAYLSIEQEISLDELIQHSLQAGKRVYVPRIKGKTMEFHQIQNLDTTLFKKNRWDIREPREEAPIFDHETKEKTLILVPGLGFTEEGSRMGRGGGFYDRYLENAERNPHLITMGICWEDVLMKDLPVEDHDRKMQMVCCADRLIRTQSLN; via the coding sequence AAGACTCTCCAATCCCTTTTGGACGGATTAACCGGTGATGCACTTTCGCATATCAGCCAGACAATTTTTAAAACAGTCTGTTCCTCTGTGGAATGGCAGTCCGCCTCTATCATTCTGGCCTACCTGTCTATAGAGCAGGAAATCTCCCTGGATGAGTTGATTCAGCACTCTCTGCAGGCAGGAAAAAGAGTGTATGTGCCCCGGATAAAGGGAAAAACCATGGAATTCCATCAAATACAAAACCTGGACACTACTTTGTTTAAAAAAAATCGCTGGGACATTCGTGAACCCCGGGAAGAGGCTCCCATTTTCGATCATGAAACGAAAGAAAAGACCCTGATACTGGTACCCGGGCTGGGTTTCACCGAAGAGGGCTCCAGAATGGGCCGGGGTGGTGGTTTTTATGACCGTTATCTTGAAAATGCCGAAAGGAACCCCCATCTGATCACTATGGGGATTTGCTGGGAAGATGTGCTAATGAAGGACCTGCCAGTGGAAGATCATGACCGGAAAATGCAGATGGTCTGCTGCGCAGACCGCCTGATCAGGACTCAGTCTTTAAACTGA